The following nucleotide sequence is from Streptomyces pactum.
CTCGATCTTGATCATGACGGGGCGGTGTCCCGGGTTGGCCTCGTGCCAGGCCCGGATGTCGGCGAGGCAGCCGGCCAGGCTCTGGTTCCGCGGCTTGGTGCGCAGCTCGGCGGGGGAGGCGGCGTTCTCACAGTTGTTGGCGTTGCCCAGCGGGTTGCTGTGCGAGACCCGCCACCCGCCGCCCAGCGAGTTGGTCCACACGTCGATCTCCAGCAGTCCGGCACCGGAGTCGAGCGCGTCCGCGAAGTACCGGTAGGCGCTCTGCTCGTAGGCGTTGTGGACCCCGACCGCGGTGGTGTCCGAGTACGCCGCGGTGGTGTCCGCGGCGGCCGCGGCGGTCTCCGGGTGGGCCGCGGTGCGGTCACCGTCCCGGGCCTGGGCGGCTCCCGGTACGGCGGCCAGGAGGGCCACCGCGGCGGCGAGGGCGAGCACCGGCCGGCCCGCCGCCGCCCGGCCGGACCGTCCGGCCCTTCCCGGCCGGCGCAACGGGCCGGGGCGGCGGGACGGGCCGGGGCCACCGGCCGGACCGGAGGGACCCGGGCGGCTGGTGGGGCCGGTGGGGCCGGAGAGGCCAGTGGGGGGCGGAGAGGCCGGGGTGGTCACCGGCCGGGCCGGGGACAACCGGCGTCGGCTCGGGGCCGCCCGGGGTGCCGGTGCGTTCCGCGGGGGGTGGCCGTGGGTATCCGTCGCCGCCGTGAGTGCCAGGGCATCCGTCGCCGCCTTGAAGTGAGTGAGGGTCAGGTCGGCAACAGCGTAGGTGGGTTGTGACAGGGGCGCACCGGCCCCGGGGACGCGCCGGGCCGGTCGTCCGCGCCGCGCTGCCGGTGCCCGATGCCGGGACTGGGGTCTGGGGGTGGGCGGCGGCGCCCGGCAGCCGGCGCCGGTGACCAGACCCCGCGGTCACCGGGCGCCATTCGGGAGCACCGCCGCTCGGCCGGCGCCGCTCGGGTGCCGCCCGGCCGGCCCGGGTACGGGTACGTCACCCGTCGCCGGCGCCGCCCGGCCCGCCCCACCGCCCCCGGGCGTTCCCCGCCGACCCCTGGCTGTTCCCCCGCCGCCCCCGGGCGCGGCCCCTCCCGAGCGGCGGCCCCATCCCCCCGCCGGCCCCGGCTCCGGGCGCGGCAGCCGTCGCCGGCCCTGGAGCGGTCCCGCCCGGGCCCCCCGCGCCTCCGCCTGCGCCCGTTCCCGTTCCGGCCGGTCAGTCGTCCAGGGCGAAGGACCCGAACGTCGGCCGTCCGGCGAGCCGGTACCGTTGCACCGCCACCCCCTTCCCGGTGGCCTCGTGACCCACCAGTTCGAACGCCGTCGGTACCGCGTCCTCGTCGAAGAGCCGCTTCCCCGTCCCGAGCACCACCGGGTAGACCATCAGCAGCATCTCGTCGATGAGGTCGTGCGCCAGCAGGGAGCGGGCCAGTTCTCCGCTGCCGTGGATCTGCAGTTCGCCGCCGACCTCGCCCTTGAGCTTCCGGACCGCGTGCGCCGCGTCCGTGACCAGGGTGGAGTTGTGCCACCCGGCCTCGGCGAGGGTGGTGGAGGCGACGTACTTCGGCAGGTTGTTGAGACGGGAGGCGATCGGGTCGGCGGGGTCGGTGACCCGGGGCCAGTAGGCGGCGAAGATCTCGTACGTACGGCGGCCCAGCAGGAAGCCGGTGACCCGGTCGAACCGCTCCTCCACGATCCGCTCCATGTCCGGGTCGGCGTACGGGACCACCCAGCCGCCGCACTCGAATCCCCCGCTGGTGTCCTCGTCCGGGGCGCCGGGCCCCTGCATGACGCCGTCCAGCGTGAGGAAGGTGGTCAGGGTCACTTTCGCCATGGTGTGCTCCGCTCCTGTGGGTCTCCGGCCCTCCAGGTAACTCGCCGCACGCCGCCCGGTGGATCCCATCGCTCCGGGACACGGCGTCATTGGGCCGACGGGGGGTCACCCGCCCGCGTCCCGGGACCGTGGCGTCACACCCGCCACCCGGCACCCGTGCCGCGGGCGGACGGGCCGGACGGCCCGCGGCACCGGGCCGGCCGGGAGCAGCCCCCACGCCGCGCCGGAGGCGGACGGGCCGGGGGCGGCCCGACCGGTGGCCCGCCCGGAGGTGGCCGGGCCGGGCGTTTGCGGACCGGCGCTCAGCCGGTGACCGGGACGTGCAGGCTGAGCAGCGCGTCGACGGAGGACTTGAGCTGTTCCGGGGTCAGGCCCCGGTCCCCCATGAGGTGGTCGAAGAGGCTAGGCACGAAGGGTGCGAGGAGCAGGTGTGCCAGGGCCCCCGCGTCGGTGTCCGGCCGCAGCCGACGCAGCAGCATCGCCACATGGGCGTGCATGGTGAGGTACGCCCCGTTGTGGTAGCGGGCGCCCGGCGACGCGGCCTCGGCGACCTGCATGATCCGGTGCTGCTCGACCACCCGGTCCACCAGGGCGTGCAGAAAGGCACGGAGCCGGTCGGCGGGCGGCGCGTCCGGTCCGAGCGGCGGCGGGCCGGACATGAACGCCTGCTGGAACGCCTGCTCACTGTGGTCGAGCAGGGCGTACAGCAGCCGGCTCACATCACCGAAGCGGCGGTAGACGGTGCCCACGCCCATGCCCGCCGCGTGCGCGACGGCGTTCATGGTGACGGCTCCGGCCCCTTCTTCGGCGACCAGCCGGGCGGTGGCGTCGAGGATCTTCCGCCGGTTGCGGGCGGCGTCCGCGCGTTCCGGCGGCGCCTGGCCCGCGACGGGGAGTTCGATGCGGCTCATACCCCGAGATTACCGGATAGCTATCCGGTTCAACCCTGGCACCGCTTGCCAAGCGGACAGCTATCCGGTTTACTCATTCAACCACGGAAGCGGATAGCGATCCGTTTCACCGGTGGCCTCCCTCGTGGTGCGCCGCCGCCCACCCCCGCTCTTCTTCCCGGAAAGGGGCCCGCCATGAGCGCCAAGGTCGCGGTCATCTACTACTCCTCCACCGGCAACGTCCACCGGATCGCCCAGGCGGTCGCCGAGGGTGCCGAGAAGGCGGGGGCGGAGGTGCGCCTGCGCCGGGTGCCGGAGCTGGCCCCCGACGCCGCCATCGACGCCAATCCGGCGTGGCGGGCACACCTCGACGCCACCCGTGACGTGGAGGTCGCCACCCTGGACGACGTGTCCTGGGCCGACGCCTACGCCCTGGGCTCGCCCACCCGGTTCGGCAACATCTCCTCGCAGTTGAAGCAGTTCATCGACACCACCGGCGGCCTGTGGCAGCAGGGCGTCATGGCCGACAAGCCGGCCACCGGCTTCACCAGCGCCCACAACCCGCACGGGGGCAACGAGTCCACCCTGCTCGCGCTCTACAACACCTTCCACCACTGGGGCTCGCTGATCGTCGCCCCCGGCTTCACCGACCCCGCCGTCTACGGCGCGGGCGGCAACCCGTACGGCACCTCGCACGCCGGTGGCTCCGGCGTACCGGGGGACGCCACCCTCGCCGCGGCCCGCCACCAGGGCCGGCGCCTGGCCACCATCGCGGCCCGCCTCCGCGCCACCGCCTGACCCCCGCCACGCGGCCGCGCCCCCGGCCGGCCCGCGCCGGGCACCCCCGGCCGGCGCGAGGGGCGCGGCCCGCGCCCGGCGGCCGGCCCCAGGCCCGGCACAGGCCTCTCTACGGAGAATCGGCATAAATAACAGATGCACGCAGAGCCCGGTGGAGGTGCCGCGCCCGGCGGCGGACTTCGGGCCCGGTGCAGCCGGGGGAACGGGCCGGAACCCGGGCGCCGGACCCCGGCTTCACCTCGGCGTACGCCAGGCGAACCAGGACGGGAAGCCGGCCACCAGTGCCGGGTCGCCGTCGATCCGGACCAGGCCGTCCCGGGCCGCGGCCCGCAGGGTCAGGGTCCCGGCCACCACCCGGTGCAGCGCGCCGAGGTCCGCGGTGACCCACAGGTCGCTGTCGTGACCGGGGGGCCGGCGGCACGCGCTGACGTCCTCCGGGGCGAGCACCAGCCAGCCCCGCTCCCCCGGCCCGCCCGGCTCGTCCGACGCACCGGGCGCACTCGGCGCACTCGGCGCGCTCGACCGGCTCGGCGCGTTCGGCCCGCCCGGCGCGCCGGGGAAGACGAACTCCACCACCACGCGCCGCTCGGGCAGGCTTCCCCGGCGTACGAACTGCCGCAGCCGCCACAGCAGCCGGCAGCCGTCGAGCTGGTCCTGCGCGATGTCGCCGAGCAGCCGCCGGCGCGCCCAGTCGCCCAGTTGCCAGACCACCGGCTCCAGTTCGGCGCCGGCCGGGGTCAGCCGGTACCGGGGGCGCCCGCCGTCGTCGGTCTCCCGTACCACCAGCCCGTGGGCCTGCATCCGGCGCAGCCGCGTGGAGAGCAGCGTCCGGCTGATACCCGGCAGCCCGCGGTGGATGTCGTTGAAACGGCAGGAGCCGAGGAGGAGTTCGCGGAGCACCAGCAGCGTCCAGCGGTCCCCCACCGCCTCGACCGCCGCCGTCACCGGGCAGTACTCGATGCCCCGTCCCGCCATGCGTCCGCCCTCCCGGTCCTGTTTCTGTACCGCCGACGCCGGTCCCGAGCCTAGACACTCGGCGAGGATCCACGACACCAGGGGAGTTCCATGACCGGCACCTCGGCCTCTCCGGCCTCATCAGCGTCTCCGGCCTCTCCGGCCTCTCCGGCCTCTTCGGCTTCGTCCTCTTCCTTCTCGTCCCCGGCCTCCTCGGCCTCTTCCGTCTTCTCGGCTTCCGCGGATTCCGCGGGTCCGGCGGACCGCTCCACCTGGGCGGCCGGCGACTACCCGGCCATGGCCCGGCGTCTGACCGGGGCCGCGGACCGTGTGGTGGCCGTCGCCGGGATCACCCGGGGTACGACCGTGCTCGACGTCGGCTGCGGCACCGGCAACGCCGCCCTGGCGGCGGCCCGCCGCGGCGCGCGCGTCACCGGGGCGGACCCGACCCCCGAACTGCTCTCCGTCGCCGAACACCGGGCCCGCGCGGAGGGCCTCACCGTCTCCTGGCGGAGGGCGCCGGCCGACGGGACCGACGGGCTGTACGAGCGGGTGCTCTCGGTGTTCGGGGCCATGTACGCCCCGGACCCGGCGCGCACCGCCGCGGCGCTGCTGCGGTGCTGCGCGCCGGGCGGGCGTGTGGTGTCGGCGGCCTGGACGCCGGACGGCTTCATGGCCGCCACCAACCGGGCCATGGGGGCCTTCCTGCCTCCGCCTCCGGCCGGGACCGTGCCGCCGACCCGCTGGGGGGACGCGTCGTTCGTCCGGGGCCTCTTCGCGGGCGGGGAGGTCGCCGGGGTGACGGCGGCCACCGAGCACGTGACCTTCACCTTCCCCTCTCCCTCGGCGGCCGCGGAGTTCTGGCTCCGCACCGCCGGTCACGTCCTGACCGAGCGTCCCCGGCTGGAGGCGGAGGGGCGGTGGGCCGCCCTGCACGACGCGGTGGCGGCGGTCTTCGCCGAGTGGGACCAGGACACCGGTCCGGGGATACGGGTGGCAGCGGCCTATCTCCTGGTCGTGGTGGCCCGCGAACCGGCCTGATCCGGCGGCCCGCCCGCCGCCCCGTCCGGTGCCTCGCCCGGCGGCCCGCCCGCCGCGCCGCGCGCGGCCGTACCGTCCGCCCGGGAGCCCACTGCCGGTGCGCCGTCCGCCCCCCGCCCGTACGGCCCTGCTCCGCACGCCCCGCCCGTACGGAACGGAGGACGAGGGTCAGGCGGAGCAGGACCACCAGGGCACCGGCGGCCGTCGCGGCCCACCCGGCGAGGTGGACGTCGGGCAGCCAGATGCGCACCGGGTCCAGGCCGGTACGGCCGGCGACCACCAGCAGGACCGCTCCGGGGGCCGCGCCGAGCAGGCACCACACCACCTGGAGCAGGATCCGCCGCGGCCGTCGGCCCGCCACCGCCGGGCGCCTCAGCAGCCAGGCCGAGCGCACCGCGCCGGCGACCAGGAGCAGCCCCAGGGCGGTGACGCCCCAGATGGTCAGGTGGTAGCCGGCCGCGGACGGACCACCCTCGGGGGCCGGGGCGCCGGCGAGCATCCGGGCGGCCTGGAAGCCGACGTCCATGATCGCGTCGTCCTGGAGGAGGCCGTAGAGGTTCTGCTGGAGCACCAGCGCGACGTTCCGCTCGGGGAGCAGGAACAGCATCGCCGAGTAACCGGGGGACCCGCCGGTGTGCCACACGGCGGTGTCGAGCGGGGCGGACAGACCGCCCACCCGCCAGCCCAGCCCGTAGCCGGTTCCCTCGCCGCCGGGCAGCGTGCCCTGCTGCCGCATCAGCCGCACGGATGCGGGGGTCAGGACGGCGCGGCCGTCGGCGGTCCGCCCGGAGCGGAGCTGGAACGCGGCGAAGGCCGAGAGGTCGTCGAGGTCGCCGCCCAGATAGCCGTAGCTCGCCCCGTGGTCGTCCACCCCGTCGGCGACGGCGGCGGGTATCCCCCACATCAGCTGGTGTCCCGGGGCCAGCTTCCGGTCGCGGGCCGACGCCCGGTCCACGATGGCGCCGTCCATCCCGGCCGGTTCGAGCACGCTCCGTCTGAGATGGTCGGTGAAGGGACGCCCGGTGACCGACTCCACCACGGCGGCCAGGGCGACGTAGTTGGCGCTGCTGTACGCGTACCGGGTGCCGGGCGGGCCGAGCGGCTCGATCCCGTCCAGCGCCCGGATCCGGTCGGCGGGGCCCGGGCAGCCGGCGTCGAGGCAGTCGGTGACCTCGGCGGTGGCGGACGCCGGTATGCCGGCGGTCTGCGTCAGCAGGTGCCGGACCGTGACCCGGGAGGCGTGCGCGGGGCCGCCGAACCGGAAGCCGGGGACGTGGTCGGTGACCCGGTCCTCCAGACGGAGCCGGCCGTCCTGGACGAGGGTCATCACCGCGGTCGCGGTGACCGGTTTGGCGACCGACCCCCACAGGAACGGGGTCCGCGGGGTGACCCGGCCGCCCCGGCCGTCGGTGCCCCAGGACCGCCGGTGCAGCGGCCCGTCGGGGCCCACCACGGCGTAGGAGAGGCCGGGCACCCGGGTCTCCTCCATCCGGTCCCGGACATAGGCGTCGAGGGCGGCGTAACGGTCGCCCGGGGCGGCGGCCCCGGAGGTCACCGGGGCGGGTGACGCGGCCGGGGCGGACGCCGCGGCCGGCGCGCACGGCGACAGGCAGAGCAGCAGCGCCACGGCGCCGGCGACGGCACCCCGCAGACGCATGGGCATGACGGTTCCTCACGGTCGTCGAACGGCATCCG
It contains:
- a CDS encoding dihydrofolate reductase family protein, whose product is MAKVTLTTFLTLDGVMQGPGAPDEDTSGGFECGGWVVPYADPDMERIVEERFDRVTGFLLGRRTYEIFAAYWPRVTDPADPIASRLNNLPKYVASTTLAEAGWHNSTLVTDAAHAVRKLKGEVGGELQIHGSGELARSLLAHDLIDEMLLMVYPVVLGTGKRLFDEDAVPTAFELVGHEATGKGVAVQRYRLAGRPTFGSFALDD
- a CDS encoding TetR/AcrR family transcriptional regulator → MSRIELPVAGQAPPERADAARNRRKILDATARLVAEEGAGAVTMNAVAHAAGMGVGTVYRRFGDVSRLLYALLDHSEQAFQQAFMSGPPPLGPDAPPADRLRAFLHALVDRVVEQHRIMQVAEAASPGARYHNGAYLTMHAHVAMLLRRLRPDTDAGALAHLLLAPFVPSLFDHLMGDRGLTPEQLKSSVDALLSLHVPVTG
- the wrbA gene encoding NAD(P)H:quinone oxidoreductase, with product MSAKVAVIYYSSTGNVHRIAQAVAEGAEKAGAEVRLRRVPELAPDAAIDANPAWRAHLDATRDVEVATLDDVSWADAYALGSPTRFGNISSQLKQFIDTTGGLWQQGVMADKPATGFTSAHNPHGGNESTLLALYNTFHHWGSLIVAPGFTDPAVYGAGGNPYGTSHAGGSGVPGDATLAAARHQGRRLATIAARLRATA
- a CDS encoding winged helix-turn-helix transcriptional regulator; the protein is MAGRGIEYCPVTAAVEAVGDRWTLLVLRELLLGSCRFNDIHRGLPGISRTLLSTRLRRMQAHGLVVRETDDGGRPRYRLTPAGAELEPVVWQLGDWARRRLLGDIAQDQLDGCRLLWRLRQFVRRGSLPERRVVVEFVFPGAPGGPNAPSRSSAPSAPSAPGASDEPGGPGERGWLVLAPEDVSACRRPPGHDSDLWVTADLGALHRVVAGTLTLRAAARDGLVRIDGDPALVAGFPSWFAWRTPR
- a CDS encoding class I SAM-dependent methyltransferase, with amino-acid sequence MARRLTGAADRVVAVAGITRGTTVLDVGCGTGNAALAAARRGARVTGADPTPELLSVAEHRARAEGLTVSWRRAPADGTDGLYERVLSVFGAMYAPDPARTAAALLRCCAPGGRVVSAAWTPDGFMAATNRAMGAFLPPPPAGTVPPTRWGDASFVRGLFAGGEVAGVTAATEHVTFTFPSPSAAAEFWLRTAGHVLTERPRLEAEGRWAALHDAVAAVFAEWDQDTGPGIRVAAAYLLVVVAREPA